One window of Streptomyces sp. SUK 48 genomic DNA carries:
- a CDS encoding TMEM165/GDT1 family protein, whose amino-acid sequence MISITVTALVFGVIFLAELPDKTALAGLVLGTRYRASYVFAGVAAAFLVHVVLAVAAGSVLTLLPQRLVHAITGLLFLGGAAMLLFAKGEEEEEIKKPADQSFWKVAGTGFMLILVAEFGDLTQIMTANLAARYDDPISVGLGAVLGLWAVAGLGIVGGKALMKKVPLRLITQIAALLMLGLGAWSLYEAVAG is encoded by the coding sequence TTGATCAGCATCACCGTGACGGCGCTCGTCTTCGGCGTCATCTTCCTCGCCGAACTGCCGGACAAGACCGCGCTCGCCGGCCTCGTGCTCGGCACCCGCTACCGCGCCAGTTACGTCTTCGCGGGCGTCGCCGCGGCCTTCCTGGTGCATGTCGTGCTCGCGGTGGCCGCGGGCAGTGTGCTCACCCTGCTGCCCCAGCGGCTCGTGCACGCCATCACCGGCCTGCTCTTCCTCGGCGGCGCCGCGATGCTGCTGTTCGCCAAGGGCGAGGAAGAGGAGGAGATCAAGAAGCCCGCCGACCAGTCCTTCTGGAAGGTCGCGGGTACGGGCTTCATGCTCATCCTGGTCGCCGAGTTCGGCGATCTCACCCAGATCATGACCGCCAACCTCGCCGCCCGCTACGACGACCCGATCTCCGTCGGCCTCGGCGCGGTGCTCGGTCTGTGGGCCGTCGCGGGTCTCGGCATCGTGGGCGGAAAGGCCCTGATGAAGAAGGTGCCGCTGCGGCTGATCACGCAGATCGCGGCGCTGCTGATGCTGGGTCTCGGCGCCTGGAGCCTGTACGAGGCGGTCGCGGGCTGA
- a CDS encoding HNH endonuclease family protein — protein MPKFYARRRLSVLAGLTGLVATAALFNSPTASAALPTPVSGSTARGYLSQLTVAAEDRTGYSRDKFPTWITIEGTCNTREYIIKRDGTNVVTNSACTATSGSWYSPYDGATWTSASDVDIDHLVPLAEAWDSGASKWTTAQRQAFANDVTRPQLLAVTDNVNQSKGDQDPATWIPSRTAYDCTYVRAWVQVKYYYNLSVDPAEKTALQNDLSGC, from the coding sequence ATGCCCAAGTTCTACGCGCGTCGACGCCTCAGTGTCCTCGCCGGCCTCACCGGCCTGGTCGCCACCGCCGCGCTGTTCAACTCCCCCACCGCCTCCGCGGCCCTGCCGACGCCGGTCAGCGGGTCCACCGCCCGCGGCTACCTCTCCCAGCTCACCGTCGCCGCCGAGGACCGCACCGGTTACAGCCGCGACAAGTTCCCGACGTGGATCACCATCGAGGGCACCTGCAACACCCGGGAGTACATCATCAAGCGGGACGGCACGAACGTCGTCACCAACTCCGCCTGCACCGCCACCAGCGGCAGCTGGTACTCGCCGTACGACGGCGCGACCTGGACCTCCGCCTCCGACGTGGACATCGACCACCTGGTGCCGCTGGCCGAAGCCTGGGACTCCGGCGCGAGCAAGTGGACCACCGCCCAGCGCCAGGCGTTCGCCAACGACGTCACCCGCCCCCAGCTCCTCGCCGTCACCGACAACGTCAACCAGTCCAAGGGCGACCAGGACCCGGCCACCTGGATCCCGTCCCGCACCGCGTACGACTGCACGTACGTCCGCGCCTGGGTGCAGGTGAAGTACTACTACAACCTGTCCGTCGACCCGGCGGAGAAGACCGCGCTCCAGAACGACCTCTCGGGCTGCTGA
- a CDS encoding lysoplasmalogenase family protein, giving the protein MAEGQVPERGGPRPALQRPARAAGAPPLIVVFAVLCLVELIGVATGKHAMEWIAKPLLAPLLAAHLWRLTGTRHACVLTGLLLAAAGDIALLIPGTPAFGIGLALFLGAQLCWITAFLRAGALDHLRTRRAVCAAYLAVWAAAVAALAPTLGPALGCAVAVYALALLTMALTARALGTRALWGGLVFVASDSLIGLGAAGLDFPGRSTLCMTTYIAALALLVTAFTTDPPPTNAPA; this is encoded by the coding sequence ATGGCTGAGGGACAGGTACCGGAGCGAGGCGGCCCACGACCGGCTCTCCAGCGTCCGGCACGGGCGGCAGGGGCGCCGCCGCTGATCGTGGTCTTCGCGGTGCTGTGCCTCGTCGAGCTCATCGGGGTGGCGACCGGGAAGCACGCCATGGAGTGGATCGCCAAGCCCCTCCTGGCCCCGCTCCTGGCCGCCCACCTGTGGCGCCTGACCGGCACCCGGCACGCCTGCGTCCTGACCGGACTGCTGCTCGCCGCCGCCGGGGACATCGCCCTGCTGATCCCCGGCACCCCGGCCTTCGGCATCGGCCTCGCCCTCTTCCTGGGCGCCCAACTCTGCTGGATCACGGCCTTCCTGCGCGCCGGCGCCCTCGACCACCTGCGCACCCGCCGCGCCGTCTGCGCCGCCTACCTCGCGGTCTGGGCCGCCGCCGTCGCCGCCCTCGCCCCCACCCTCGGCCCCGCCCTGGGCTGCGCCGTGGCCGTCTACGCCCTCGCCCTGCTCACCATGGCCCTGACCGCCCGCGCCCTCGGCACCCGGGCCCTGTGGGGCGGCCTGGTCTTCGTCGCCTCCGACTCCCTGATCGGCCTCGGCGCCGCGGGCCTCGACTTCCCCGGCCGCTCCACCCTCTGCATGACCACCTACATCGCCGCCCTGGCCCTCCTGGTCACCGCCTTCACCACCGACCCCCCACCCACGAACGCCCCGGCGTAA
- a CDS encoding VTT domain-containing protein — protein MFESVGSLAAGPWIYAVVSLSVLLDVFLPVLPSGVLVITAGTAAAAGSGAATAATGRVPHGVPDLLALVLLAAAASVLGDLVAYRLAWRGGERLDRAIARSRRLTVAQERLGDALARGGGALVVLARFAPAGRSVVSFCAGAAHRRARDFLPWSALAGLSWAAYSVALGYFGARWLGATWLATGVSLAALFGAGAAAGFLVRRQPAS, from the coding sequence GTGTTCGAGAGTGTGGGGTCGCTGGCGGCCGGACCGTGGATCTATGCCGTGGTGTCCCTGTCCGTGCTGCTCGACGTGTTCCTGCCGGTGCTGCCGAGCGGTGTGCTCGTCATCACGGCGGGCACCGCGGCGGCCGCGGGCTCGGGTGCGGCGACCGCCGCGACCGGCCGGGTCCCGCACGGGGTGCCGGATCTGCTGGCCCTGGTCCTGCTGGCCGCGGCGGCCTCGGTCCTCGGCGATCTGGTGGCCTACCGGCTGGCCTGGCGGGGCGGGGAGCGGCTGGACCGCGCGATAGCCCGCTCCCGACGGCTGACCGTCGCGCAGGAACGTCTCGGTGACGCCCTCGCCCGCGGCGGCGGCGCGCTCGTCGTCCTCGCCCGCTTCGCGCCCGCCGGGCGCTCGGTCGTCTCCTTCTGTGCCGGCGCCGCTCACCGCAGGGCCCGCGACTTCCTCCCCTGGTCCGCCCTCGCCGGTCTGTCCTGGGCCGCCTACAGCGTCGCCCTCGGCTACTTCGGCGCCCGCTGGCTCGGCGCCACCTGGCTGGCGACCGGGGTGTCCCTGGCCGCGCTGTTCGGGGCGGGCGCGGCGGCGGGGTTCCTGGTGCGCAGGCAGCCCGCTTCCTGA
- a CDS encoding HAD-IA family hydrolase, with translation MTATPAPTPTVLDAGALLLDMDGTLVNSDAVVERVWRRWAGRHGLDGDAVMKVVHGRQGHATMAALLPQRPVEQNLAENARMLAEETADMDGVVEIAGAAVFLAALRELPHALVTSADVGLSTARMNAAGLPLPEVRVTAESVGASKPDPEGFLKGAAELGIAPAECVVFEDSGAGIAAGRAAGMVVVGVGPRAAAHGPDVVVPDLTCVRVEGVPGGGIRLHIG, from the coding sequence ATGACGGCCACCCCCGCGCCCACCCCCACCGTCCTCGATGCCGGCGCCCTGCTGCTCGACATGGACGGCACCCTCGTCAACTCGGATGCCGTGGTCGAACGCGTCTGGCGGCGCTGGGCGGGGCGGCACGGACTGGACGGCGACGCCGTGATGAAGGTCGTGCACGGCCGCCAGGGTCACGCCACGATGGCCGCGCTGCTGCCCCAGCGGCCCGTGGAGCAGAACCTCGCCGAGAACGCGCGCATGCTCGCCGAGGAGACCGCCGACATGGACGGCGTGGTCGAGATCGCCGGGGCTGCCGTCTTCCTGGCCGCGCTGCGTGAGCTGCCGCACGCCCTGGTGACCTCGGCGGACGTCGGCCTGTCCACCGCCCGGATGAACGCGGCGGGGCTGCCGCTGCCCGAGGTCCGGGTCACCGCCGAATCGGTCGGCGCGAGCAAGCCGGACCCCGAGGGCTTCCTCAAGGGCGCGGCGGAACTGGGCATCGCCCCGGCCGAGTGCGTCGTCTTCGAGGACTCCGGCGCGGGCATCGCGGCGGGACGCGCCGCGGGAATGGTCGTGGTGGGCGTGGGGCCCCGGGCGGCCGCGCACGGTCCCGATGTGGTCGTGCCCGATCTGACGTGCGTGCGGGTGGAGGGTGTGCCCGGGGGCGGCATCCGGCTGCACATCGGCTGA
- a CDS encoding DUF2277 domain-containing protein, whose product MCRSIKTLRPPVLPTEATEEDIHAAALQYVRKVSGFRAPAAHNREVFDAAVAAVARATAELLGGLEVRGHAPRAVTEAEERP is encoded by the coding sequence ATGTGCCGGAGTATCAAGACGCTGCGTCCGCCCGTGCTGCCCACCGAGGCCACGGAGGAGGACATCCACGCCGCCGCGCTGCAATACGTGCGCAAGGTCTCGGGCTTCCGCGCCCCCGCCGCCCACAACCGCGAGGTCTTCGACGCCGCCGTGGCCGCCGTCGCCCGCGCCACGGCCGAACTGCTCGGTGGCCTGGAGGTGCGCGGGCATGCGCCACGCGCTGTTACGGAAGCGGAAGAACGTCCGTAA
- the helR gene encoding RNA polymerase recycling motor ATPase HelR, translating to MPTATSAFDLPDRLSAKAAPELIATDEAHFAAIARCLERTIAEVSGRLDQERRAPGGLGRQALDRDAEVHRLTSRLRALRRFGLDLCLGRMVSAEHPDEPVYVGRLGLTDHTGRRLLLDWRSPAAEPFFGATHGNPMGLASRRRYRWTDGRIRDYWDEVFAPDALDGHAALDDQSAFIASLGGERSPRMRDVLGTIQADQDAIIRAGSRGALVVDGGPGTGKTVVALHRAAYLLYSDPRLGHRRGGVLFVGPHRPYLAYVSDVLPSLGEEGVRTCVLRDLVAEGAAARTEPDPGVARLKASARLVGAIERAVRFYEEPPTEPSKVTTPWGELEVTVSDWESAFDAAEPGTPHNEARAQVWDELLTLLTDRHDGAPTELLRRSLAGDRELRTAFDRSWPLLEAADLVGDLWSVPAYLRLCAPWLTPEEVRLLRRPDAQAWTVSDLPFLDAARQRLGDPKAAVRERRRKAAVAAEHARMAGVIDNMLQADHDGEGAVTMLHGQDLRDALIDETVLPTAEPDALAGPFAHIVVDEAQELTDAEWQMLLSRCPSRSFTIVGDRAQARHGFTESWQERLARIGFGRVELAGLTVNYRTPKEIMAEAEPVVRAALPDANVPTSIRGNGLPVRRGAAAELAAVLDDWLAAHPEGTACVIGAPDFRPTSPRVRSLTPSLSKGLEFDLVVLVDPERFGEGVTGAVDRYVAMTRATRQLVILTSPAPETDVTTVVPSAAPAVDERPFG from the coding sequence GTGCCCACCGCCACCAGCGCCTTCGACCTCCCCGACCGCCTGTCCGCCAAGGCCGCCCCGGAGCTGATCGCCACCGACGAGGCGCACTTCGCGGCGATCGCGCGCTGCCTGGAGCGGACCATCGCCGAGGTCTCCGGCCGGCTCGACCAGGAGCGCCGGGCCCCCGGCGGACTGGGCCGCCAGGCGCTGGACCGGGACGCCGAGGTGCACCGGCTGACCTCCCGCCTGCGCGCCCTGCGCCGCTTCGGCCTCGACCTGTGCCTCGGCCGCATGGTGAGCGCCGAGCACCCCGACGAGCCGGTCTACGTCGGCCGGCTCGGCCTCACCGACCACACCGGCCGCCGGCTGCTGCTGGACTGGCGCTCCCCGGCCGCGGAACCCTTCTTCGGCGCCACCCACGGCAACCCGATGGGCCTGGCGAGCCGCCGCAGATACCGCTGGACGGACGGCCGTATCCGCGACTACTGGGACGAGGTGTTCGCCCCGGACGCGCTGGACGGGCACGCCGCGCTGGACGACCAGTCGGCGTTCATCGCGAGCCTGGGCGGCGAGCGCTCACCGCGGATGCGCGACGTGCTCGGCACCATCCAGGCCGACCAGGACGCCATCATCCGGGCGGGCTCGCGCGGCGCCCTCGTCGTGGACGGCGGCCCCGGCACCGGCAAGACGGTCGTCGCCCTGCACCGCGCCGCCTACCTCCTCTACTCCGACCCGCGCCTCGGCCACCGGCGCGGCGGCGTGCTGTTCGTCGGCCCGCACCGGCCGTACCTGGCGTACGTCTCCGATGTGCTGCCGAGCCTCGGCGAGGAGGGCGTGCGGACCTGCGTCCTGCGGGACCTCGTCGCCGAGGGCGCCGCCGCGCGCACCGAGCCCGACCCCGGGGTCGCCCGGCTGAAGGCGTCCGCACGGCTGGTGGGGGCGATCGAGCGGGCCGTACGGTTCTACGAGGAGCCGCCCACCGAGCCGTCGAAGGTCACCACCCCCTGGGGCGAGCTCGAAGTGACCGTCTCCGACTGGGAGTCGGCGTTCGACGCGGCCGAGCCCGGCACCCCGCACAACGAGGCACGCGCCCAGGTCTGGGACGAACTCCTCACCCTCCTGACCGACCGGCACGACGGCGCCCCCACCGAACTCCTGCGCAGATCGCTGGCGGGCGACCGGGAGCTGCGCACGGCCTTCGACCGCTCCTGGCCCCTGCTGGAGGCGGCCGACCTCGTCGGCGACCTCTGGTCGGTACCGGCGTACCTGCGGCTGTGCGCCCCCTGGCTCACCCCCGAGGAGGTACGACTGCTGCGGCGCCCGGACGCCCAGGCGTGGACGGTGTCCGACCTGCCGTTCCTGGACGCGGCACGGCAGCGGCTCGGCGACCCGAAGGCAGCGGTGCGCGAACGCCGGCGCAAGGCGGCCGTCGCCGCCGAACACGCGCGGATGGCCGGGGTCATCGACAACATGCTCCAGGCCGACCACGACGGCGAGGGGGCGGTGACGATGCTGCACGGACAGGATCTGCGGGACGCCCTGATCGACGAGACGGTGCTGCCCACCGCCGAACCGGACGCGCTCGCGGGCCCGTTCGCGCACATCGTGGTGGACGAGGCACAGGAACTCACCGACGCGGAATGGCAGATGCTGCTGTCGCGGTGCCCCTCGCGCAGCTTCACCATCGTCGGCGACCGCGCCCAGGCCCGGCACGGCTTCACCGAGTCCTGGCAGGAGCGGCTCGCCCGTATCGGCTTCGGCCGGGTCGAGTTGGCCGGTCTGACCGTCAACTACCGTACGCCGAAGGAGATCATGGCGGAGGCCGAGCCGGTCGTACGGGCCGCGCTGCCGGACGCCAACGTGCCGACCTCGATCCGCGGCAACGGCCTGCCGGTGCGCCGCGGCGCGGCGGCCGAGCTGGCCGCGGTCCTCGACGACTGGCTCGCCGCCCACCCCGAGGGCACCGCCTGTGTCATCGGCGCCCCGGACTTCCGTCCGACGAGCCCCCGCGTCCGCTCCCTGACCCCCAGCCTGTCGAAGGGCCTTGAGTTCGATCTGGTCGTCCTGGTCGACCCGGAGCGGTTCGGGGAGGGTGTCACGGGCGCGGTGGACCGCTATGTGGCGATGACCCGGGCCACCCGGCAGCTGGTCATCCTCACGAGCCCGGCCCCGGAGACCGACGTCACCACCGTTGTCCCCTCCGCCGCCCCCGCCGTCGATGAACGCCCGTTCGGATGA
- a CDS encoding DoxX family protein, protein MPSARLNSAQPYALGLFRIVVGLLFTAHGAASLFGVLGGAMGTHGGTVATGTWPGWYAAVIQLVAGALVLIGLGTRGAALIASGSMAFAYFDIHQQHALLPIQNGGEPAVMFCWAFLLLVFTGSGAFGLDRLFVRRAAAQDERVPEQAPIAA, encoded by the coding sequence ATGCCTTCCGCTCGCCTCAACTCCGCGCAGCCCTATGCCCTCGGGCTGTTCCGCATCGTCGTCGGCCTGCTCTTCACCGCGCACGGCGCCGCCTCGCTCTTCGGCGTCCTCGGCGGGGCCATGGGCACCCACGGCGGCACCGTGGCCACCGGCACCTGGCCCGGCTGGTACGCGGCCGTGATCCAGCTGGTCGCCGGCGCCCTGGTGCTCATCGGCCTCGGCACCCGCGGTGCCGCGCTGATCGCCTCCGGCTCGATGGCGTTCGCGTACTTCGACATCCACCAGCAGCACGCGCTGCTGCCCATCCAGAACGGCGGCGAGCCCGCGGTCATGTTCTGCTGGGCCTTCCTCCTGCTGGTCTTCACCGGTTCCGGCGCCTTCGGCCTCGACCGGCTCTTCGTCCGGCGCGCGGCGGCGCAGGACGAGCGCGTTCCGGAGCAGGCCCCGATAGCCGCGTGA